One window of the Diospyros lotus cultivar Yz01 chromosome 12, ASM1463336v1, whole genome shotgun sequence genome contains the following:
- the LOC127786987 gene encoding uncharacterized protein LOC127786987 codes for MAAEPSSSSSSSSNLKIIVQRNPSESQLSELGIKSWPKWGCSPGKYQLKFDAEETCYLLRGKVKVYPKGSPEVVEFGAGDLVIIPKGLSCTWDVSVAVDKHYKFDSSSPNSSSPS; via the exons ATGGCTGCAGAGCCGAGctcatcatcctcttcatcatcTAACCTAAAAATTATTGTCCAGAGAAACCCTTCCGAATCTCAACTATCTGAACTGGGCATCAAGTCCTGGCCCAA ATGGGGATGCTCTCCGGGGAAGTACCAACTGAAGTTCGACGCAGAGGAGACGTGTTATCTTCTAAGAGGGAAGGTTAAAGTGTACCCAAAAGGGTCGCCGGAGGTGGTGGAGTTCGGGGCCGGCGATCTGGTGATAATCCCAAAGGGTCTCAGCTGCACTTGGGACGTCTCCGTTGCCGTCGACAAACACTACAAGTTTGACTCGTCTTCACCTAATTCTTCATCGCCATCTTGA